In Ancalomicrobiaceae bacterium S20, the following proteins share a genomic window:
- a CDS encoding malonyl-CoA decarboxylase, producing the protein MKLQSSMLRLEAAPAFLSDLVDTLTERGRSLLFGRGDRPDADGKRDLVSLAEALLSRRGEASGVVLAQALLARFKEADTDTRCRFLLALADRLGPDPAAVEAAIDAYRTAPGSDTLSRLHTVAEPRRQELFRRLNLAPRGTAALVAMREALLEELDTHPELATVDADFVHLFSSWFNRGFLVLRKIDWTTPANILEKIIRYEAVHAIEDWNDLRSRLEPADRHCYGFFHPQLVDEPLIFVEIALTREPPDAIGPLLDLTRQPIDPTEATTAVFYSISNTQKGLAGVSFGHFLIKQVVEELKREVPSLKTFVTLSPVPGFARWLEKAKDEPDYGLDAETRAALARLPAAGEPVAPELREALRPALSAAAAHYFLKAKGRNGRALDPVARFHLGNGARLERLNLWGDGSQKGLKQSHGLMVNYLYDLDRIEANHEAYAERGEIAAASAIRKLIRTETTKPKPQDTATLPAPARVAD; encoded by the coding sequence ATGAAGCTGCAATCCTCGATGCTCCGCCTGGAGGCCGCCCCGGCCTTCCTGTCGGATCTCGTCGACACGCTGACCGAACGCGGCCGCTCGCTGCTGTTCGGCCGTGGCGACCGGCCGGACGCCGATGGCAAGCGCGACCTCGTCTCGCTCGCCGAGGCGCTGTTGTCGCGGCGCGGCGAGGCCTCCGGCGTCGTGCTGGCGCAGGCGCTGCTCGCCCGGTTCAAAGAGGCCGACACCGACACCCGCTGCCGCTTCCTCCTCGCGCTGGCCGACCGGCTCGGCCCCGATCCGGCGGCCGTCGAGGCCGCGATCGACGCCTATCGGACCGCGCCGGGCTCCGACACGCTGAGCCGGCTGCACACCGTCGCCGAGCCGCGCCGGCAGGAACTGTTCCGCCGGCTGAACCTCGCGCCGCGCGGCACCGCCGCGCTCGTCGCCATGCGCGAGGCGCTGCTCGAGGAACTCGACACCCATCCGGAACTGGCGACGGTCGATGCCGACTTCGTCCACCTGTTCTCATCCTGGTTCAATCGGGGCTTCCTCGTGTTGCGCAAGATCGACTGGACCACGCCGGCGAACATCCTGGAAAAGATCATCCGCTACGAAGCCGTCCACGCCATCGAGGACTGGAACGACCTGCGCAGCCGCCTGGAGCCGGCCGACCGGCACTGCTACGGCTTCTTCCATCCGCAACTCGTCGACGAGCCGCTGATCTTCGTCGAGATCGCCCTGACCCGCGAACCGCCGGATGCGATCGGCCCGCTGCTCGACCTCACCCGCCAGCCGATCGACCCGACCGAGGCGACGACGGCGGTGTTCTATTCGATCTCCAACACCCAGAAGGGCCTCGCCGGCGTCTCCTTCGGCCATTTCCTGATCAAGCAGGTGGTGGAAGAGCTGAAGCGCGAGGTGCCGAGCCTCAAGACCTTCGTCACGCTGTCGCCGGTGCCCGGCTTCGCGCGCTGGCTGGAGAAGGCCAAGGACGAGCCCGACTACGGTCTCGACGCCGAGACGCGCGCCGCGCTGGCCCGGTTGCCCGCGGCCGGCGAGCCGGTCGCTCCGGAGCTGCGCGAGGCGCTGCGCCCGGCGCTCTCGGCCGCCGCCGCGCATTACTTCCTCAAGGCCAAGGGCCGGAACGGCCGCGCGCTCGACCCGGTCGCCCGCTTCCACCTCGGCAACGGCGCCCGGCTCGAGCGGCTGAACCTCTGGGGCGACGGCTCACAGAAGGGGCTGAAACAGTCGCACGGCCTGATGGTCAACTACCTCTACGATCTCGATCGCATCGAGGCGAACCACGAGGCCTATGCCGAGCGCGGCGAGATCGCCGCCGCCTCGGCCATTCGCAAGCTGATCCGCACCGAGACGACCAAACCCAAGCCGCAGGACACGGCCACCCTGCCCGCGCCCGCCCGCGTCGCGGACTGA
- a CDS encoding TRAP transporter large permease → MSTLAIGLLYGGATLTAMFSGLPIAFALGTVAVVFMYFFMPAASLDTVTQNVYEEMASITLLSIPLFILKGAAIGKSRAGQDLYSALHAWMHKVPGGLGIANVFACALFAAMAGSSPATCSAIGSAGIPEMRKRGYSGAFAAGIIAAGGTLGILLPPSITMILYAVAAEQSLGRLFLAGIGPGLMLVVLFASYAVVRYRQEYARAEKAFAAAGTDHPILKVEHYTMVQRFSALPRVLPFVVLLTGVMIALYGGYATPSETAGLGGILALALIAIIYGVWRPTDLAPILNSTIKESTMLMMIIGMSLLYSYVMSYLHISQGAAQAIVAMQLSRWVLLFTILGLVIVLGFFLPPVSIILMTAPIILPPLKAAGFDLIWFGIVMTIVMEMGLIHPPVGLNIFVIKNIAPDIPLKDVIWGTVPFVILMAAAVLLLCLVPGISTALPDMVMGPATVR, encoded by the coding sequence ATGTCGACCCTCGCGATCGGCCTCCTCTACGGCGGCGCGACCCTGACCGCGATGTTCTCCGGCCTGCCGATCGCCTTCGCGCTCGGCACCGTGGCGGTCGTGTTCATGTATTTCTTCATGCCCGCCGCATCGCTCGATACGGTGACGCAGAACGTCTACGAGGAAATGGCCTCGATCACGCTCCTGTCGATCCCGCTGTTCATCCTGAAGGGTGCGGCGATCGGCAAGTCGCGCGCCGGCCAGGACCTCTATTCCGCGCTGCACGCCTGGATGCACAAGGTGCCGGGCGGTCTCGGCATCGCCAATGTCTTCGCCTGCGCGCTGTTCGCGGCCATGGCCGGCTCCTCGCCCGCCACCTGCTCGGCGATCGGCTCGGCCGGCATCCCGGAAATGAGGAAGCGCGGCTATTCCGGCGCCTTCGCGGCCGGCATCATCGCCGCCGGCGGCACGCTCGGCATCCTGCTGCCGCCGTCGATCACCATGATCCTCTATGCGGTCGCCGCCGAGCAGTCGCTCGGCCGGCTGTTCCTCGCCGGCATTGGCCCCGGCCTGATGCTGGTGGTGCTGTTCGCGTCCTATGCGGTGGTACGCTACCGGCAGGAATATGCCCGTGCCGAGAAGGCCTTCGCCGCCGCCGGCACGGATCATCCGATCCTCAAGGTCGAGCACTACACGATGGTGCAGCGCTTCAGCGCGCTGCCGCGCGTGCTGCCATTCGTCGTGCTCCTGACCGGCGTCATGATCGCGCTCTACGGCGGCTACGCGACGCCCTCGGAGACCGCCGGTCTCGGCGGCATCCTGGCGCTCGCGCTGATCGCGATCATCTACGGCGTCTGGCGCCCGACCGACCTCGCGCCGATCCTGAACTCGACGATCAAGGAATCGACCATGCTGATGATGATCATCGGCATGTCGCTGCTCTACTCCTACGTGATGAGCTACCTGCACATCTCCCAAGGCGCCGCGCAGGCGATCGTGGCGATGCAGCTGTCGCGCTGGGTGCTGCTCTTCACCATTCTCGGTCTCGTGATCGTGCTCGGCTTCTTCCTGCCGCCGGTCTCGATCATCCTGATGACCGCGCCGATCATCCTGCCCCCCTTGAAGGCGGCCGGCTTCGATCTGATCTGGTTCGGTATCGTGATGACGATCGTGATGGAGATGGGGCTGATCCATCCGCCGGTCGGGCTCAACATCTTCGTCATCAAGAACATCGCGCCCGACATTCCGTTGAAGGACGTCATCTGGGGCACGGTGCCTTTCGTGATCCTGATGGCGGCGGCCGTGCTGCTGCTCTGCCTGGTACCGGGCATCTCGACCGCGCTGCCGGACATGGTCATGGGCCCGGCCACGGTGCGATGA
- a CDS encoding TRAP transporter small permease, with translation MSAHGVELGTAPAKPVSANRLVAGADRALALVNRLIMLAASLALIAASVILAYSVAVRQLFRAPTYWQDEASVFLLVGATFLTAAQVQSNRGHVAIEAVTTLLPDAVNHVRRLLVDVVTFGFCAFFAWKSWTLFHEAWVDGQVTSTTWGPPLWIPYAIMAAGMSLLALQVVLQILVQMTSTATGEKR, from the coding sequence ATGAGCGCTCACGGCGTTGAACTGGGAACGGCGCCGGCGAAACCGGTCTCGGCCAACCGGCTCGTCGCCGGCGCCGACCGGGCGCTGGCGCTGGTCAACCGGCTGATCATGCTCGCCGCCTCGCTGGCGCTGATCGCGGCGAGCGTGATCCTCGCCTACAGCGTCGCCGTGCGACAGCTGTTCCGCGCGCCGACCTATTGGCAGGACGAGGCCTCGGTCTTCCTGCTGGTCGGCGCGACCTTCCTGACCGCGGCACAGGTGCAGTCGAACCGCGGCCATGTCGCGATCGAGGCCGTGACGACCCTGCTGCCCGACGCCGTCAACCACGTGCGCCGGCTCCTGGTCGACGTCGTGACCTTCGGCTTCTGCGCCTTCTTTGCCTGGAAGTCCTGGACGCTGTTCCACGAGGCCTGGGTCGACGGCCAGGTCACCTCGACGACCTGGGGCCCGCCGCTCTGGATCCCCTACGCGATCATGGCCGCGGGCATGAGCCTGCTCGCCTTGCAGGTCGTGCTGCAGATCCTGGTCCAGATGACCTCCACCGCCACCGGGGAGAAGCGCTGA
- the dctP gene encoding TRAP transporter substrate-binding protein DctP has product MSIDARKPFSLINRRHVLGGLVAAPAILKFGAARAATTLKISHQFPGGSATEGDFRDRLCRRFGAELAKRSNGDIDVQVYPGSSLMKTNAQFSALRKGALDMALVPISYAGGEVPETNIGLMPSLVSSYKQGLAWKTAPVGQEFTKILADKGVMIVTWVWQAGGVASRTNPLVAPADAKGLKVRGGSREMDLVLQAAGAAVLSLPSNELYAAMQTGACDAGITSSTSLISFRLEEVAKHLTAGRGKSYWFMLEPLCISKAIFDGLPKPTQELILSVGAEMEAFGLEQAMADDEAVAKVYEKAGAKVAYLEDDVLAQWKTIARDTAWKDFAAKNANCAKLIKLADEVPA; this is encoded by the coding sequence ATGTCGATCGACGCCAGGAAACCGTTCAGTCTCATCAATCGCCGCCATGTGCTCGGCGGTCTCGTCGCCGCGCCCGCGATCCTGAAGTTCGGCGCCGCCCGCGCGGCGACGACGCTGAAGATCTCGCACCAGTTCCCGGGCGGCTCGGCGACCGAGGGCGACTTCCGCGACCGTCTCTGCCGCCGCTTCGGCGCCGAGCTCGCCAAGCGCTCCAACGGCGACATCGACGTGCAGGTCTATCCCGGCTCGTCGCTGATGAAGACCAACGCGCAGTTCTCGGCGCTTCGCAAGGGCGCGCTCGACATGGCGCTGGTCCCGATCTCCTACGCCGGCGGCGAGGTTCCGGAGACCAACATCGGCCTGATGCCGAGCCTGGTCTCTTCCTACAAGCAGGGTCTCGCCTGGAAGACCGCGCCGGTCGGCCAGGAGTTCACGAAGATCCTCGCCGACAAGGGCGTGATGATCGTCACCTGGGTCTGGCAGGCCGGCGGCGTCGCCAGCCGCACCAACCCGCTGGTCGCGCCTGCCGACGCCAAGGGCCTGAAGGTCCGCGGCGGCTCGCGCGAGATGGACCTCGTGCTGCAGGCCGCCGGCGCGGCCGTGCTGTCGCTGCCGTCGAACGAGCTCTACGCCGCGATGCAGACCGGCGCCTGCGACGCCGGCATCACCTCCTCGACCAGCCTGATCTCGTTCCGCCTGGAGGAGGTCGCCAAGCACCTGACCGCCGGCCGCGGCAAGAGCTACTGGTTCATGCTCGAGCCGCTGTGCATCTCGAAGGCGATCTTCGACGGCCTGCCGAAGCCGACGCAGGAGCTGATCCTGTCGGTCGGCGCCGAGATGGAAGCCTTCGGGCTCGAACAGGCGATGGCCGACGACGAGGCGGTCGCGAAAGTCTACGAGAAGGCCGGCGCCAAGGTCGCCTACCTCGAGGACGACGTGCTCGCGCAGTGGAAGACGATCGCCCGCGACACCGCCTGGAAGGACTTCGCGGCCAAGAATGCCAATTGCGCCAAGCTGATCAAGCTCGCCGACGAGGTCCCGGCATGA
- a CDS encoding GntR family transcriptional regulator — MTKNSRLKTILEDAIVSGEFSPGDRLDEVTLAARFGVSRTPIREALMQLGAEGLIEIRPRRGAVVSVISPHKLLEMFEAMAEIEAGCARLAARRMTEEDEAAIRAAHAACTKAAATGDHDGYYEENRVFHEAIYRASHNAFLAEQAIQLHKRLGPYRRLQLRARQRLPTSLAEHQGVVDALMAGDADLAAQRLRDHVVVQGERFSDMVMALGAA, encoded by the coding sequence GTGACCAAGAACTCGCGCCTGAAGACGATCCTCGAGGACGCCATCGTGTCGGGTGAATTCTCGCCCGGCGATCGTCTCGATGAAGTGACGCTCGCCGCCCGTTTCGGCGTGTCGCGCACGCCGATCCGCGAGGCGCTGATGCAGCTCGGCGCGGAGGGGCTGATCGAGATCCGGCCGCGCCGCGGCGCGGTGGTCAGCGTGATCTCGCCGCACAAGCTCCTCGAGATGTTCGAGGCGATGGCCGAGATCGAGGCCGGCTGCGCCCGGCTCGCCGCCCGGCGCATGACCGAAGAGGACGAGGCCGCGATCCGCGCCGCGCACGCCGCCTGCACCAAGGCGGCGGCGACCGGCGACCACGACGGCTATTACGAGGAGAACAGGGTGTTCCACGAGGCGATCTACCGCGCCTCGCACAATGCCTTCCTCGCCGAGCAGGCGATCCAGCTGCACAAGCGGCTCGGCCCCTATCGCCGCCTGCAACTGCGCGCGCGGCAGCGGCTGCCGACGTCGCTCGCCGAGCATCAGGGCGTGGTCGACGCCCTGATGGCCGGCGACGCCGATCTCGCCGCACAGCGCCTGCGCGACCACGTGGTCGTGCAGGGCGAGCGCTTCTCCGACATGGTGATGGCACTCGGGGCGGCGTGA
- a CDS encoding aldo/keto reductase, whose amino-acid sequence MKTRRLGALDVSAIGLGCMGMSHAYGGQDEAASIATLHRAIDIGVTFLDTAEVYGPYENEILVGKAIKGRRDKVTIATKFGFRIAPEAGDGVDRMAGLDGSPANAKKVADESLKRLGTDVIDLYYLHRPDPAVPIEDTVGAMADLVTAGKVRHLGLSECDPETIRRAHAVHPIAALQSEYSLWTRGIEEAVLPTIRALGIGLVPFSPLGRGFLAGSVTSTADLAANDFRKKLPRFQDDALAANARFVAVLDRIAAKHGITKAQLALAWVLSKGDDVVPIPGTRRIERLEENAAAVEVTLSAADIAEVEAAVPPDEVTGARYATGSFVPRKPGATP is encoded by the coding sequence ATGAAAACCCGCCGCCTCGGTGCCCTCGACGTCTCCGCGATCGGCCTCGGCTGCATGGGCATGAGCCACGCCTATGGTGGCCAGGACGAAGCCGCCTCGATCGCCACCCTCCATCGCGCCATCGACATCGGCGTGACCTTCCTCGATACGGCCGAGGTCTACGGGCCGTACGAGAACGAGATCCTGGTCGGCAAGGCCATCAAGGGCCGGCGCGACAAGGTGACGATCGCGACCAAGTTCGGCTTCCGGATCGCGCCGGAGGCCGGCGATGGTGTCGACCGCATGGCCGGCCTCGACGGCAGCCCGGCCAATGCGAAGAAGGTCGCCGATGAAAGCCTGAAGCGTCTCGGCACGGATGTGATCGACCTCTATTACCTGCATCGGCCGGACCCGGCCGTGCCGATCGAGGATACGGTCGGCGCCATGGCCGATCTGGTAACGGCCGGCAAGGTCCGCCATCTCGGCCTGTCGGAATGCGACCCCGAGACGATCCGCCGGGCCCATGCCGTGCATCCGATCGCGGCGCTGCAGAGCGAGTACTCGCTGTGGACGCGCGGGATCGAGGAGGCGGTCCTGCCGACGATCCGCGCGCTCGGCATTGGTCTCGTGCCGTTCTCGCCGCTCGGCCGCGGCTTTCTCGCCGGCAGCGTCACCTCGACCGCCGATCTGGCGGCGAACGATTTCCGCAAGAAGCTGCCGCGCTTCCAGGACGACGCGCTCGCGGCCAACGCCCGCTTCGTCGCCGTGCTCGACCGCATCGCGGCGAAACACGGCATCACCAAGGCCCAGCTCGCGCTTGCCTGGGTGCTGTCGAAGGGCGACGATGTCGTGCCGATCCCGGGCACGCGCCGGATCGAGCGGCTGGAAGAGAACGCCGCCGCGGTCGAGGTGACGCTGTCGGCCGCCGACATCGCCGAGGTCGAGGCCGCCGTGCCGCCCGATGAGGTGACCGGCGCCCGCTACGCGACGGGCAGCTTCGTGCCGCGAAAGCCCGGCGCAACGCCCTGA
- a CDS encoding DUF930 domain-containing protein has product MLELAPEARLEQRCNAKAMGAVAREHKGFHPDELVAYAYGDPTVGDNEIDAPGAAVRSKGQWFHIAYHCRTTADGLEVEAFRYTLGDVIPRAEWDAHALVE; this is encoded by the coding sequence ATGCTCGAGCTCGCTCCCGAAGCCCGCCTCGAACAGCGCTGCAACGCCAAGGCGATGGGCGCCGTCGCGCGCGAGCACAAGGGCTTTCATCCCGATGAGCTCGTCGCCTACGCCTATGGCGACCCGACCGTCGGCGACAACGAGATCGACGCGCCCGGCGCGGCGGTGCGCAGCAAGGGCCAGTGGTTCCACATCGCCTATCACTGCCGCACGACCGCCGACGGCCTCGAGGTCGAGGCGTTCCGCTATACGCTCGGCGACGTCATCCCGCGCGCCGAATGGGATGCTCACGCGCTGGTCGAGTGA